TCTTCTGTGTAGAAATTCGTTGTGACCTCTTTTCCCGCTTCATTGATCGAATACTGCCTTACGCATCCCTTCAACACGAAATAACATTTCGTAGGAACATCTCCTTGTCTAAGGAGAACTGTTCCTTTTTTATTTTCTTCAATAAGGATATCATCAACAATCACCTGTTATTCTTCTTCGTTAAGGGATGTAAATTTAGTCATGTATTTGAACAATATTTCTTTCATTTCATTGTCCTTTCACTTCGTAGATAAAGTCATCTACCCTCTACTTTACCACTATTTGTGGTACGGTTCAGCACCCTTTGCAAAGGGTTTTCCATGGATTACTATAATGAACTTTACATATTATTTTGTACATATGTGTTTAATGTACAATTATCCCTTATACAGCAAGCAGCAAGCCCTCTTAAATAATTTATCCATCAATGCTCTGCCTCGCCCTTGCAAAGTTATCTGTGCATCAGTTGTTCAGTGAAAATAAAATATTAGAGTGCTGGGTACTTCAGCATTTACTCCGATAAAACAGGCATCATGAGCTCGAACCCCGTAAATAGATTATTTACGGGGTTATTTTGTTTTTTGGAGTTGATCAGGATTGAAACTAGGCGAAAAAGTCAGAACTATCCAAAAATTGCACGAGCTGAACCAAAAAAATTTGCTCTGAAAATTGGCGTTTCACAAGGGATGTTTGCAGTAATCCGTATGAGGAACAAAAGCAGGTTTCAAGAGTAACACTCCAATCGCAAGATGTAGAAAGGTCATACTCCTCTACGAAATTGTGGATGATTTTGAAACTTATCAATTACTTTTTTGGAAATTCAGCCACTTTTTAATATTTTTTTCAAATCAGCAAAAAGGGGTTAAAATAAAAAATCCCCCTACGTATTGTAGGAGGAAGGAAGTTTGGATGGTACGAGGAAACCCTTGTCCCATCTGCCTCGGCGAATACTGAGAGGCTATTTTGTTATTTAGGAGGCGCTGTAAATGTTGAAATAGTGCACTCCGTCGTGAGCGGTATCACCCGCTTTTGTACTTCGATTGGTGTTGAACCAGAATTTATCCCCGTTGGCGATTCCAACGCCCTCTATCTCAAAAAGGTCTAGATATGCATCGGAAGTAATGCGGAATGACAGATTATTATCTGCATATATTGTACCCGAGGCAGTAGATATATTACGATAAACAAGTACAATGCTGATGTTTTTATATGTCAGCGGAACATAAGCCATTGGTTACATTAATTGTACCGCTATTTGCGGTCAGTGGGAGTGAATCCCTGTGATGATAGTACCTCCGACAATACCTACCCCTATGTACATCAAACATTTATTACAAAACCACTTGGCACCCATCCTTCTTTATCAGTGGTTGTAGACTTACAAAAAATCCAGTTAGGATATTCTGTATCTTCTTTACCATAATGAACAAGCTCTCCTTCTTTGAGAATGATGGGAAGCTGCGAAGTTTGAGTTAATAATAAGGATTAGATTAAAAAATCTCTAACTTAGAGCCCACGTAGAAAACCTGGCCTTCCGGTATGTATCGCATCCAGCTCCGAAGGTTCTCCCCGGGGGCTTTTTTTCAGCCTTCGAGCAGTGTAATCAGTTTTTGCATGAGAACAGGCTCTTCATCCCGGAATTGGTCGAACCGGAGCCTCAGCCGTTCAAACACTGCCTTATCTTCGCGGATTTCATGACGAATGTACTGATCCCTCAGCTTCATCGCCCTTTTGGTCACATCCTTGTAGCCTTCCACAAGCTCTTCGTCGTACGGGATTATCCCCTCATCCACCAGATATCCGATCCGCTCGCTCATCATTTTTTTATGCTCCCAGAGGACATGAAGGTGCCTCACATCGTTGCGATCACCCAGCCGGGAATCGTTGTTCTCTACGGCATCATAGTACATTTGCAGATAGTCGTATACCTTGATTCCGTAAGCTTCCTCGTCGGGATTGTAATTGATCCGGTTTAAATGGGTCTCCCCGTTAAGGTAATCGCGCAGCTGGTCGATCGCAGTCGTTTTATCGAAAGGATAAGGAGAATGCGGCTCGTACTTGTAAAAATACGTTTGATGATCGGCCGTGAGGTTCTCCTTCAAAAGCTGTCTCATGGACTGGACGGCATCCTGGAACTCCTGGAACGAGATCTGCAAATTGCGGTATACTCCCGTATGGTCGAACATGGAAGCATAGAAGACACTTTCGTCCCAATCGAAACCGTATAGAAAAAGATGATGTGGGAACGGCTCTTTCTGATAGGAGGCCGCCGGGGATAGCCTGGCTTCGTCCAAAAACACGACGCAATAATAGTCGTTGCGGATCAGATCCGCGAAAAATTTTGGCCAGGCGTCCAATTGCAAAGTCTCCAGAATCGTATAATCGACAGAGCAGGTGACAAGAAACGGATTGTTGTAATGCAGTTCGTTGGGCATGCCCCGGAAAAAATCGACAAAGTACTGCCTGCCGTCCTCCAGAAATTTTTTGGTGCAGGACAACTGGATAAAATTGCTGTAATACCAAGGAATGGTTTCTTCGTGGACGCTGGTGATCGAAAGCGTGTAGGCCCACCGCAAAAATCCTTTAAGTGGCGGATTCAACAACGGAAGCTGAACGGGGTTCAATTGATTCTCTCCCTTCTGATGAGTGATCCGGAAGCGTGACCGGTAGTATTCCGGCAGGCTCCGCCATGCCCATCAGAACACGGGACAGGGCCTGCAGGGTATGCGGGTGATGCTCGTAACAGGCCAGAAAGCCCTTGGCTTCCGGGAATGCCGCGAGATCGACGGGATTGCGCAGGGAGACCAGGATGACTTTGGTCCCTCCCGCCAAGAGCTTGCGGACCAAAGCTGGTTGCCCGGGATTAGAAGCCGTGTGGAAAATTCCCACGACGATCTGCCCATACTCTTTCGATTCGGTGGCCAAGGCCGCAATCTCATCCGGACTCGGACTGGTCCCGTATACACGTTCCGTCAACTTTGCCGTAATAAAAGGACACAGGCAGCTGCCGAGAGTGTCATCATATAGCGGCTCGTCCTCGGATTTGCAGGCGGCCGCCATTTGCGGCCAGAGTACGAGCGTGCCGACTCCGGGAGACAACCGGCAAAAATCCGGTTCACGGTTAACGGCGGTGATGCTTTTCTCGCGGAGCCGCTCAATCGTCCGGAGCGTCCGCGGATTTTCCAGCAGGGTCCGCGTCTCCTCCCAACTGCGCTCCCGCAGCTCTCCGATGCGGAGCTCCTTCAGACGAAGGATGCGCTCCACGGAAGCATCGATCCGCTCTTCCGGCAGACGCCCGTCCGCCACCGCACGTTCCAGGGCAGCCACCGCCTCCAGCTGGCTTTCGTACGTATGGCTGACGAGAAGAAGGTCCGCTCCGGCCAGCACGGCCCGGACGACTGCCTCCCCCACGCCGATTCCCTGCGTTACGGCGTTCATCTCCATGCAGTCGGTCACGATAAGTCCATCGAATCCCATCTCTTCCCGCAGCAAGCCCGTCAGAATTTCCCGGGAGAGTGTGGCTGGAACGGACTCTCCGCCGCTGAGCACCGGAATCCCGACGTGGGCCGTCATGACGGCTTCGGCCCCGTTCCGCGCAGCCTGCCGGAACGGCACGAGCTCCACGGACCGCAGTCGCTCAAGGGAATGCCTCACGACCGGCAGCTCCGCGTGGGAATCCGTCTCCGTATCACCGTGCCCGGGAAAGTGCTTGATGACGGAGACGATTCCTCCGTCCTGAAAACCGAGCATGGCGGCGATCCCCAGCTCGGCGACAAGTTCGGCATCGTCTCCGAACGAGCGGACATCAATGATCGGATTTCGCGGATTGACGTTGATGTCCACCACCGGCGCGAAATTCATATTGATGCCCAGCGTCTTCAGCTCCTCCGCCGTTCCCTTGGCGGCTTCGTAGAGCAGCACGGGATCGCGTGCCGCTCCCAGGGCCATCGCCGCAGGCAGCTGCGCAATCCCCTGCCTTACCCGGACTACCATGCCCCCCTCCTGATCCGTTCCGATCCACAGCGGTATACCCGTCGCAGCCATAGCCATCCGCTGGAGTTCCTGCGTTAAAGCGAATGCCTGCCCAGGGTTGTCCAGATTACGGGAAAAGAACACGACTCCCCCGGTGAAATGATTTTGCAAAAGATCGCCGATATTCGCATCCGGCATAAGGCCCTCGAACCCTGTCATAAGCAGTTGCCCGATTTTCTCTTTCATCGTAAGCCGGTTACACGCTCTCATATGTATACCTCCTCTGCTATTATAATTGCGTCCAATCGAACAAAACTCCCATAAAATCGGACTTACGCCCGGCGAGCCGGGAATAGACCGATACGGCTTCGAGCGGGCTTGCTTCTTCGGTAATGAGACTTGAGACGTCCAGTTTCCCGCGACGGATAGATTCGAATATGAACCCGTTCATGTCCGATTCCGTCCAGCCTTTAAAACCCTCCATCATCCGGCCGTGAATCCCTAGTACGCTGACCGAATTAAAGACTACTTTGGGCCCGATAGTCTGCTTAGAAGGTTCCGTCGAATCACCCAGCAGGATTACTTTGCCCAGGTCCCGGGTCAACTGCGTGCAGTAGGGCAGTACGGCGTAAGAACCCGTCACGTCGTATATCGTGTCCAGCATTCTGCCTCCGGTAAGTTCTTCTACCGGTCCGAATGCTTCAGCCACCGGAATATTCAGCAGATCGGTCGCCCCATTTCTGCGGGCTTGGTCCAGACGGAAGCTGTCCGGTGCAATCGCAATAATCTGGCGCGCACCGCCCGCATTCAGATACTGGATGACAAGCTGGCCGATAAGACCGAGCCCGACGACTCCCACTCTTTCTCCGAATGCGGGCTCGGCGCGCAGGACCCCCAGCAGGGCAACCTTCGCGATCTGCGTAAAAATCGCCTCTTCGTCACGGATCGAATCGGGGATAAGCGCCGCTTCCTTATAATCCGCGAGGAAGTACTGGCTGTGTCCGGCCGGACAGATGATCCTGTCACCGGCCTTCATTCCCTCCACGCCGCTTCCTGTCTCCAGCACTTGCGCCGCCATGGAGTATCCCGGATAGAATGGGTACCGAACCCAAGATGACCAGACCGTCCCCTCGTCGAAACGCCCCTTCAGACAAGCTAACTCCGTTCCTGTACTTATCAGCGACTTTTTGGCCGCACATAAAATTTGTCCCGGTCCCGGCTCGGGCACCCGCTCCTCTATAAGTTCGATCCGATCCGGCTCCTGAAATACGCAATTTAACGAGGTGCGGCCTTGGGTTGTCGCAATGTTCGGCATACGTTGGCACTTCCTTTTCTAAGTGTAGGATAGAAACCCTGATATTTTTAATTGCCTGGAGCTTCCAGCAGACACAGGCAAGAGGCAGCAGTCTAGGCAGGTGTCCAAACGCATACAGCCGCCCGGCTGCCTTTTTTGACAGAAAATCCGTCTAACTGCTCGCGCTGCTGTACCCCTTCACGGCCTGTTTCCAGAGCAGCCATACGGCTGCGAAAGGCAGAAGCGAACCGACCAGCTTATGCCCCATACGGGCAACGGAGAAATCAGCATGGAATGCTTTTTGGGTGGACAGGATCTTGTGAAGGTAACCGAAAATGAATTCATGCGCAGCTCCCGAGTTCCAAATTTAGTTGTACACTTTAACGGACAAGTCGGCGAGCACCTGCCGTAGGCTTTCGACCAGTTTGCTGCGGTGTCCGTCGTCACGGCCCACCACCGATATATACAGCCGTCCCTTCGGCATGCCCCGTTTGTTCTGCGTTCCCTCGGCGATACGGCGACGGGTCAGAATCTCGTTTACCATTACGGTATTAGATGAGAGAGGGACGATCCCGTACCCCCCGGGGGCTGTCAACAGAAGACGGGATTCGTGCAGAGCCTGCAGCAGCCTCCCGAACGCAAAGTCTTCCGGAAGACCGAGGGACAAGAAAGTAAGCCAGCCGGTAAGGCCGTACGTTTCCCAGCATTTATCGAGAAAAGCGTTAATGAGGCCCATGGACTTGCGGGCGTTAATCTCCACAATGGATACGACTCCCCCGTCCTCCAGTATCATGGAGTCGAAGCAGACGAAGCCGTGGTAGCCGTCCTCCGCCAGAAGCCGGAGCGCTTTCTCCAGCACGCTGAAATAGCCTGCGTTCTCCAGCAGGAGGATAAAAGCTTCATCCGCTTTGATAGACCCGCCGTAATTTTGCTGGTGATTAATCATCCGCTGAACGGAGATGAATTCCGTCTCACCGCTCTCCCGGATGAACCAGTGAGAACTGAAGTCGGTCTCTTTCATCAGCAGGGGCTCCAGCAGGAATTGAGAGCGCAATCCGCTTCCCTCCTGTTTATACAGGTGCTCCGCTATCCTTCGCTGCATGGCTTCGCTGTCGATGAGCAGATTGCCCTTACCCGAAACGCCAAAGGGATCTTTCAGCAGATACGGCCCCCGCTTCAGAAGCGCACTTCCGGCCGCCTCCATTTCCGCTGCGCTGTTCGCCTCCGTGCCATAGCACTTCTCGCCGATTCTGACCAGGAGCCGGTTGGAGTACATCTTTGAGTTAACGCGTATAACCGTCTCAAGGTCCGGCAGAGGACCCAACGGTCCGGCGGCGTGCAGGTAAGCTTCCGTATCCGCCGTAATGGCGTACGGAGACAGAATTTTTGCGGCGCAGGTGAACACCGCTTTACCCGGTGATTGCGATTGCCGTAAATCTCCGGCGGCATTCACCGGAGAGATAGATTCCGGCAAGAGCGCACCCTCGGGATAACCGGAACTGGACGCCTGCAGCACTCTGTTTGCCGATTTAAGAAGCTGGGCTTGATCGGCCGCAAGCCTGAACATGCACCGCTTGAAAACGTCCGGTCCGGGCAGGGGCTCCTTCTCATCGTTCAAATCATAGTGATAACGGGTCCGAAAAGAAAAGCCCAACCCGTTCAGGTACTCGTGCAGCGCCGGATCGATTTTGCAACGGCTGTAGAGGACATCGTCCGGCCCGCAGAACGGAAAGAGCAGCTCGTCCATGCACAGGACGATCGATTCACGGTCCTTATCAGGCATAGCGGGTAGCCGGGCCAGATCCGGATCCCTCCAGCGCGTTTCGGGATCGAAGGTACCCATAACGGTTTTCGGAATCACGCCGGCTTCACTGCTTAACATCTTCGTACAACGGCTGCTCCTGCGGCTGGCAGCTTTTCAGAAAAGCGGTAAAAGCGTCGATCGACTGGAGATGTTCGTAATCGAATTGGTCATAGTCAATGGCCACGTTAAACTGATCCTCGACTTTGAGCATAAACTGGATCATTTCCAGAGAATCGAGGCCTATATCGTTGTTCAGATCCGTTTCGGGGGACAGGGATTGGCGGAGTTCCGGTTGGTCTTCTTTGATAGCGCACAAAATGTCTGCGATTTTATCGTACATAACTACACTCCTTCAAAGGGTTAATGTGTGAGGGTACAACCGAATCCTTACGTTTACAAATTCCACTCAAATAAAAACTGGTTTGCTGTCTCCCCTTCCTTTTCTATAAGTTACAATTATTATCATCTCCTTGTTAAAATCTGTCAATGATAAATGAAGTAAAAATTTTACTCTATTGTAATATTGTGT
The nucleotide sequence above comes from Paenibacillus sp. IHBB 10380. Encoded proteins:
- a CDS encoding glycoside hydrolase family 3 protein, producing MRACNRLTMKEKIGQLLMTGFEGLMPDANIGDLLQNHFTGGVVFFSRNLDNPGQAFALTQELQRMAMAATGIPLWIGTDQEGGMVVRVRQGIAQLPAAMALGAARDPVLLYEAAKGTAEELKTLGINMNFAPVVDINVNPRNPIIDVRSFGDDAELVAELGIAAMLGFQDGGIVSVIKHFPGHGDTETDSHAELPVVRHSLERLRSVELVPFRQAARNGAEAVMTAHVGIPVLSGGESVPATLSREILTGLLREEMGFDGLIVTDCMEMNAVTQGIGVGEAVVRAVLAGADLLLVSHTYESQLEAVAALERAVADGRLPEERIDASVERILRLKELRIGELRERSWEETRTLLENPRTLRTIERLREKSITAVNREPDFCRLSPGVGTLVLWPQMAAACKSEDEPLYDDTLGSCLCPFITAKLTERVYGTSPSPDEIAALATESKEYGQIVVGIFHTASNPGQPALVRKLLAGGTKVILVSLRNPVDLAAFPEAKGFLACYEHHPHTLQALSRVLMGMAEPAGILPVTLPDHSSEGRESIEPRSASVVESAT
- a CDS encoding acyl carrier protein; this encodes MYDKIADILCAIKEDQPELRQSLSPETDLNNDIGLDSLEMIQFMLKVEDQFNVAIDYDQFDYEHLQSIDAFTAFLKSCQPQEQPLYEDVKQ
- a CDS encoding zinc-dependent alcohol dehydrogenase, with product MPNIATTQGRTSLNCVFQEPDRIELIEERVPEPGPGQILCAAKKSLISTGTELACLKGRFDEGTVWSSWVRYPFYPGYSMAAQVLETGSGVEGMKAGDRIICPAGHSQYFLADYKEAALIPDSIRDEEAIFTQIAKVALLGVLRAEPAFGERVGVVGLGLIGQLVIQYLNAGGARQIIAIAPDSFRLDQARRNGATDLLNIPVAEAFGPVEELTGGRMLDTIYDVTGSYAVLPYCTQLTRDLGKVILLGDSTEPSKQTIGPKVVFNSVSVLGIHGRMMEGFKGWTESDMNGFIFESIRRGKLDVSSLITEEASPLEAVSVYSRLAGRKSDFMGVLFDWTQL